ttagtattttctaaatttgaatgaaaaaaaatcgcaacaatcgacttataaattcgtatcgggattaatcggtatcgaatcgaatcgtgacctgtgaatcgtgatacgaatcgaatcgtcaggtactaggcaattcacacccctagtagggaCAGTGTTCTTTTTTGGGTATGCTATTATTTTTTGTCTCGTCTGTCCATAGGATATTCTCCCAGAAGCTTTGTGGTTTGCCAACAATGCAGTTTGCGGGTAACATGGACCTTATCATAgttttggaacttttttttttttttcttcttctgctaagCTGCTAAGAAGTGCGATAACTCTTTAAGCAAATTCTCGTCTAAAAACATGAACATGCaggtacaaataaataaacatgggAACTGCATAAATAACCCTGATAATGATGTTATATTGATGCAGATTTGTCTCAGCTGGGGTCATTTGTCCCATTGGTACAGTCAAAATAGTCTTAGGTCAATGTGAATGTGCATAAatcaataaaagaaaagtgaTGTCTGTATATgtaggatttatttttattttttatttttttaacaatccaaaTTTGCCCTGTAACATGATAGGCATTAATACTACACTCCAATGTATTGACTCCAAATGGACACTAGATGACAgtgttgtgctattttttttttccaagttgccACCTTGCTGCAACTCATCTGTGAAGTATTTTGAGGGTGATAAAAATCACATGTATTCATTTGCGAGTTCTGTCCTCTAGTTAGTTATATGCACCTCACTGGCACGCTATTCATGTAAGACAACATGAAGGCTCTGTGCTGCATCAATGAGCAGTGAGTGAGTTCTGCTTCTTCATGCGCCTCGTGTTGCATCAGGCCCGGCAGTGGGTGTTGACCCAGGGTGAGCGGGTGTCCTGGATTGTATTCGGTGATGTGAGTGCAGCGTGCACAACACCGCTCATAACTATGCTGAGCCTCAGTGacaccagcagcagcaacatTGCACCACTGAGCACAGGTGAGTGAGGACTAGACATATTTATTATTAAGCAGTTATGCTTCAGGaggttatttaaaaacaaaactttttttttttttcctgatgcaaGATTTGTTGCTGGTGTCATTTTGGGTTAGTACACTTGCTTTTGGGTTTGGTGCCATCTTTTGTGTTACTTGTAGTAGATGTAACTAACTTGTGCTTTTGGCAAAAAATGTTGTATTGCCCCCTATTTGTATAGGCAAAAGTCCCATATATCCCAGCTCAGAGATACCCACCTTAACTTGGTCCATGCATACACGATTTTAGTGCTCTACAGAATGATGCAACTATTAACATGTGTTCATTGGGTCATTAATGGCTGTAATCGTATTATTATCAGTTTTATATTCTGTTGCTCTTTCCACAAACAGGGCAGCACGTCCATCCCATTTACTATATCaactctttcttttcttttcttttcttttctttattttttttattgacaaaggTTCAAAGACAAACAGTCATACCATCATGTCTTCAACATTTATATTACCCCTACAATGCTCCAAAATTCAACGTACCGTCCTACGATAAATAACCACCCGagaacttgttttgttttgtctaaatAATCTGTTGTCCTCCAGCTAACCGTCATGTGTTTGTCCACGTGTAACAATATCAGAGAGATCGGCATAACATCAAATTTTAACGTTATCTTTCGTTAGTCCTTCTTGATGCCAGCAAAGTACTTACAGAAGGAAAAGGTTACTGTTGATGCCTCTAACATTTCATATCCCCGCAGCATTATTCAAAAGCCGCCAATTTAGATAACCACTTAAATGGCTATCAGGTTTAATCGTCATACTTACTGCATCCGAAAGTCTTAATGGTCTCACTTTTCCCAAAAGTTCAAACTATTTAGtattgtagtaaaaaaaaaaaaagaagaaaacccTCACAACATACACAGTCTGTCTAACTCCTGAAGTATGTTAGTAAAGGTCAATAAATCACCACCATTTGCCAGGCCTGTACATAACATATCCTTGTCTGCTCAGTATGTAGAGTTTGGCAGCAGGTGAGTAAAAGGCTTCTTGGCCATACAATCAATTgcaattattttgatatttcagAGGCTAAAGTGGACACGGGTAGAGATGTGCATGTACATTTTGGTGACTATTCATTCGCAAGTATGTAAACTTCCAAGCACAGCAGTAATACAAACTTTAATACTACATCAAGAGATTCACACACCTTACTTTGGGGTTGGGGCGTTAGCAGATACGGATCTGAACAAATATGTACTTGAGCACACGATTTACATGAAcagatatatatacacacatagttATTTGTACCCACAAATACTTATTTATATTGTACACACTATTATTTCTTTGAACAAGTTTTATTAAAGTCTCACACACCCTGTTTTGGGGGTTATATAACAGATATGGATCCAAACAAATGCGTATCTGAGTACACAACTTACCGTACCTGAACAGATACAGATCCACACAAATACTTGAGTTTATCTGGACAGTTTGTATCCGCCCAAATATTTCTTTGGAAACACAACTGTAGGGCTTTTCCACcgccggaacttttggagaacttttcagtttaccttggtaaactTCAGTTTGTGCGTTTTCCCACCACCAACAATTTCCagggtaattaactcattcactgcctttgacaagtatacttgtcaattgtattttttagagcggtgcgaaatgggggcgaatctgagcatgctccactgtaaatatcaaacttggaaacaactttactgatgcccaaccaccggtagatgacatcatttccccattttataggaaataaacacagtttcagagtccatgggagaaatggctgtattttggcaaacctacatttttctgctgtcaattataaaagaacgggacgggacaaaaagtagggagtctattctgttatttggtagattcggtttatatataattattgaatgtaatatcacgtgagtattggaaatgtaaaaattttctataatgactggcagtgaatgagttaaattccccagggggcatccaagtactatctcagcagcagggtttTGCTGAGCCAGGCTGGAACTTTGATGGcgcgggctgcaatgaccatgGCTGATTCAAAAGACAAATTCTTgttctgttttaattcttcttagtgagtcacagtgtcccatcacaGATGAGCTATCTTTATACTCGTGAAGTCCTGTcactttcaaatattttgaatatttatttattgattattcaatcaattaatcgactaaacgggttcattttaattttgcattaaagggatacttatttagctatttctggcagtcaaacattaatattttgcttagaataaaattgatattttcattatttttcatgtacaattagtacctttaaaaacacatttcgcaacttgctgtcaactaaaaatgacatcacaagggctaaggtcaccaatcacagctcacttgttttctaggtttggtcatgtgacattctgtgattggttaccggagcccttgtgatgtcattttcagtcgacagcaagttgcaaaatgtgtttttaaaggtactaattgtacgtgaaaaataatgaaagtatcaaattaattatagacaaaatattaacttttttttttgctataatgagctaaataagtgaagtatccctttaaagtaaatgtaatgctggcatcttttttttttttttcttttaggccAAAGCACATTAATCAACAGAACAAAAATATATCCATGTTTGCAGTGTCTTTCATCTTTCTCCAtcccatcctcctcctcctctgtaTAATTGCTCGCAGAAGGACACAAAATTGGTTAATTGGGGCAATTAACTTAAGAGGTGGCTTTTAGTATCTAACTTGTATTGTTGTTTTCAATTATAGGACATGGCAATCACAAAGAAGACAGCCCGTTTCTTAACAGTCCTgatgagaagaaaaagaatgacTTCTACGATAGGAACCTGGCCTTGTTTGAGGTATTTTAACCTTTTAACCTTAGatgtgttgttaaattaatACCCGTGTCATGCAAATATTTACCACCGCTGATTTTATTTCTTGGTACTCCTCTTTCTTTATTCAGGAAGAGCTGGACATCAGACCAAAGGTGTCATCCCTGCTCAGCCGCTTGGTCAGCTACACAAACATCACCCAGGGAGCGAAGGAgcacgaggaggaggagagcgCCGAGGCCTCGCGGAGAAAGACTCCCAAGGTCGGTGCAACGGTGCAAAGTAACATGATTCTCCACCTGTAGGGCTTTCCAGgccaagatttgtatgaaaacttGCTGACAGATTGTGCAGCATGCTTGGCTTTAATACAATGGAGCCTCACAGGTTTTGACATTACCCAAattaaaactgatttatttgGATTTCTAAACATTTTTCCTACATAGAaaataatatacaataaaataaaaatcggattaatctgttccaggatCAGTCTCCCAAAAATCAACTGGGATTAGCTccatatagaaaatggatggatgcatgaatAGGGTCCACTGTTCATGCAAGAGCTGTAACATTCTCCAGTGACCTTTTTAAAGTGTACACCAATCAATAGTGATCATCAATACCATTGTTTCCTGAATTGCTCAATAATCACTCGTCCTCTCTCTCTCGCCTCCTCGCCAGTCCCCCAACATGGGCACTCTGATGGGCGTCTACTTGCCGTGCCTCCAGAACATTTTCGGGGTCATCCTGTTCCTGCGGCTGACGTGGATCGTCGGGGTGGCTGGCATCATGCAGTCCCTGCTGATTGTTGTCATGTGCTGCACGTGTGTAAGTACACACCCAAACTAGGCTAATATGCCGGATAGATTTGGCCAATGTGGGTCACTGGCCTGCGCTTACTGCGTACCAGTCAATAGAATCTAATCATGAGTCACCATATTAGGTGCAGTATACAGATGGAATGGCTATAATTATAAAAGCTGTTTTTACTGTAGACACTGCCaaggtttttcattttttttgcattgtagtTAATAGTAGTATAATATCAAGAACTTCACTTTGACTTGTATTTCTGCAACGCGTGCCTCCATTACAACCACCACCTTACATAATCAGCGTTGTAGTCGTATGTATTTCCAGGACACGCCATTAATATATGATTGATTATTTCAGGAGGGATTATGCTCAGTCAGTTGGAAAACGATGTGCCCGAGCGTCACTTTGATGGGTGGATGTTAGCGTGCCACACAGATGTTCTCTcgcaaccgttttttttttttttttttttttaactgcactgTCCCTTCCCATTTTGCAGACCATGCTCACGGCTATATCGATGAGTGCCATTGCAACAAATGGTGTTGTTCCAGGTAATGTGCGAATCACTGTGGCCACTGTTTTGCAGTACAATGGTATAAAACTGCATATTGGAGCATCTGGTTTGTAACAGTGTGTTTCCTTTTCCTAGCTGGCGGGGCCTACTTCATGATCTCACGCTCTCTGGGTCCAGAATTTGGAGGAGCTGTTGGCCTGTGCTTCTACCTGGGTACCACCTTCGCTTCCGCCATGTACATCCTTGGAGCCATTGAAATATTCTTGGTCAGTTTTTAGCACAGGAACTACACTGGCTACATGAGATAGCATTAAAAACGCAGGCCTCTCTGTGAAGAACAACCACATACTGTGTTTCCTCAAACAATGGCCTCAATTTTTTAGACATGTGAATATCGTTCCTCAATGACAAACCCCCTTTTTTCTTCTCAGGAAAAGAATTAGCCCAAGGTGACTTAatttatctttatttaaaatgattGGCACATGATGCAGTGGTAGATATCAGACCGACCATTTGCAGAACTGCCATCTGTAAAGCTGGATTCATGTTTAAAGAGAATGCTCATAAGGCGAACAAGCAAgcagtattttatattttttattttaaaaaatattattgttgttataaaATTCATGCAAAAGCCCCTGGCCATGTTTGAGGAaagacaaataattattttagcAAATTAAATAACTTAAATAAGAATACGATACTGTAATTGtaagtgtatttttaatttaaacacatttgtaattacgaaacaaaattatttaaataattcacTTAATTATGTtccaatattaaaatatttaatacaaTATAAGGCATTTAACGAATTTAAATCATAATTGTATATAGTACTTATAACTCTATaacacatcattgtgaaaaatatcCTGTTACGTTTTCTGTCTGTACTGTAATGTTCAAAATTAACCTAGCATGCCTCAGGTAATaagtcaataaaaataaaataaataaataaaataaatattgggaAACCTCCCCACAAACTTAAAATTACTAAATTATGAAAAAATACCttaaatgatgatgataatgattatTATACAGTCATAATTTAAATGGACTTTTTAGctacttaaataaaaatataacaagTTACTAAAAATTTGTTAAtttaaagtgaaataaaatagaatagctATAATTATGTATCGTTCTGGCGATACGTTTTGAAAGTGTTACTGATATGTGTAAAGTAAACATTAAAAGTGGTCAAATATtatcaaatttttatttgaataattgAATGTTACAACAATGACTAGAAAATAAATCTCCATTTAATTTATCAATAAAGTGCCAAAAATCGTGTAGTATTTCAATGAGTCATGTAAATGAGGAAATGGAATACATTTCTGTCTGTCTTTTCTTTCTTAGCAATATCTGGTGCCTCAGGCCGCCATCTTTCACGCAGCAGACCACCACGGCACTGACAGCGCGATGCTGAACAACATGCGCGTCTACGGGACCATCTGCCTCAGTCTCATGGCCGTAGTGGTTTTCGTCGGTGTCAAATATGTCAACAAGTTGGCCTCGCTCTTCCTCGCCTGCGTCATTATCTCAATTGTCTCCATCTATGCCGGTGCAATCAAGTCTGCCTCTCATCCACCAGAGTTCCCGTAAGTTGGTGTATGACAGTTCCATAGTGCATCCTACTGAGCgctgtttgaaatattttgttgaCCTTATGTCACTGTTTTCTATTATTGCATTAGAATCTGCATGCTCGGCAACAGGACCTTGGTCAGAGATCGTTTCGATGTTTGTGCAAAGACCATCACCACTGGCAACATCACAGGACCCAGTCAGCTGTGGGACTTATTCTGCCTTCCGGGGAACATGAGCAGTGCACAGTGCGATGACTACTTCCTGCAAAATAACGTCACAGAGATCCAGGGCATTCCTGGACTGGCTAGTGGAATATTTAGAGGTAGAAACGAGAGTTGTCCTAGGAGTAACGTGTAAAAAGAAGACTGAACCATGTCCTCTGTTTCTGTCAGACAACTTGTGGGGCGACTACCTGAAGAAAGGGGAAATACTGGAGAAGGACGGCCTTGCGTCAGTGGACTCCCACAGCCCCGTGGCAAACTTTGGCATGTACGTGTCCGCAGACATCACCACGTCCTTCATGTTGCTGGTGGGCATCTTCTTCCCGTCGGCCACAGGTCAGAAGACAGTGCGATGAACTGGGTACACCCTGACGAGGAAGATTAACAATTATGTTGATCTTGTGTTTTGAAGGCATCATGGCAGGCTCCAACAGGTCTGGAGATCTCCGGGATGCTCAGAGGTCCATCCCCATTGGAACCATATTGGCTATTACTACTACTTCTCTTGTCTGTATCCTTATTTTCATGACCACACCATATCAAATCTTTTGGTTGAGAATTCACCTGCTGTCATTGTAAATTCCTTGACTTCTTGTCTCAAGATCTAAGTTCTGTTATTCTGTTCGGGGCCTGTGTCGAAGGGGTGGTCTTAAGAGACAAGTAAGTCCAGTTGCATCCATTTGCAAGCTGTCATTGAAAGTGCTGAAGTTATGCTCTTTGTGTAACTGACCCAGTCTGTACCTTCAGGTTTGGTGACGCAGTTCGGAACAATTTGGTGGTGGGGACGCTGTCCTGGCCGTCCCCTTGGGTCATTGTCATCGGTTCCTTCTTCTCCACGGTGGGAGCAGGTCTGCAAACGCTCACTGGAGCTCCCAGGCTTCTTCAAGCCATCGCCAAGGACAATATCATCCCTTTCCTCAGAGTGAGACATTTCATATTGTGGATTAGAAAAGTAGCCCGAAACCAGtggttcttattttttattttttattttttatttttacctgtAAACCCTGTAGCTATGTCTTCAATTTTGGGGTGTGGGGTGGGggaatcattttatttatttttatttttttaaataaagaagggTTTGATGAATCCGCATAGGAAACAGTCTCTCACAAGAAAACTACAACTACAACAAAATTAAGAACCACTGCCCTAAACCGTAACCTTGATCTTAAAATAGAGAAACAATGTAAGATTTTTGCTTTGCTAATGATTTTTCTTGATTTCAGGTGTTTGGTCATGGGAAGACCAATGGTGAGCCAACCTGGGCCCTACTGCTGACTGGCCTCATAGCTGAGCTTGGTATCCTGATTGCCTCATTGGATATGGTGGCTCCCATCCTTTCCATGTAAAGTGACTTGCAGATATATGCATGTGTAGAGACCATTGATAGCAACCCCCGACCCCAAATTTTCTCTATTAAAATTGGATTGTAATGTTTtggctttttaactcattcattcccagccattttcactgaagcaacccccttcactcccaccTGTTTTAcatgattttgactgattttgcaaggcccacaggatattgtgttctattgctataaaaaaaaaaaaaaaaaaaaaaaaaaacatggaacctaccaaaagaaagattagagtctcttctttcatcaggaaaaaaaaaaaaaagtacgtttgtatctatttccgttttgcagcaattagcattagaatataggtaaGTTTCAACAACAttaacattcctggtgaaaacagtcaaaaagagcttgttgcaacatgtctctggctgatctcttacattctgctgccacctgctggtatatttttttttttgtaattaccattgctttgagccacctcttcataccagaagctgcaccaaagccttctctatgcttttgcataaaaaataaacatataaaaacatttttctgagTGAAGGACaaggtattaaaaaaatgtatgtacacattttttttatttgaatgagttcatgtttATTCTAttcagacatttttgttttactttcccCACAGGTTTTTCCTGATGTGCTATCTCTTTGTAAACTTGGCCTGTGCTGTGCAAACACTGTTGCGCACCCCCAACTGGAGGCCGAGGTTCCGATATTACCACTGGTGAGAATAACCCAACACTTTGATTTCATTTCACTTGGGAAAAACTTGATTTGGGTTTTTCGAGAGAGTCTAACAGTATATCTCAAGAAACGAGCATGGTGTTTGGCCAACAAGAATGTCAGTACAAGTTGCAATGCAAATCTTGATTATGTTCCACAAAGGACTCTATCCTTCCTCGGAATGAGCATGTGCTTGGCCCTGATGTTCATCTCCTCCTGGTATTATGCTATTGTGGCCATGAGCATTGCTGGGATGATCTACAAGTACATAGAGTATCAGGGGTATGTCCATAGCTTGAATACTGTTTAAATCTCGTTCCTCTTACTGCATTACAAGGCCTTGTCATTTTTCACTGATGCAAAAACAGAGCAGAAAAGGAGTGGGGAGACGGCATCAGAGGACTATCCCTTAGTGCTGCACGCTATGCCCTGTTAAGGCTAGAAGTCGGCCCCCCGCACACGAAGAACTGGAGGTAGGATTTCTTCAAATTATTAATGTAAACTGCCTTTATGTAATCCTGCTACATCATCTTGAAACAGTAAAATTATGTCCCTGGTGTCTGGCCCAACAGACCTCAGCTGTTGGTTCTGTCAAAGCTGGATGAAGACCTCCACATCAAATATCCCCGACTGCTGACCTTTGCCTCGCAGCTGAAGGCGGGGAAGGGTCTTACCATAGTGGGATCTGTCATCCAGGGAAATTTCTTGGAAAGTTACGGGGAACTGCAAGCAGCAGAACAGGCAAGGGAATACATTTCCAAACAGTCATGCATTGTGTAGAA
Above is a genomic segment from Festucalex cinctus isolate MCC-2025b chromosome 4, RoL_Fcin_1.0, whole genome shotgun sequence containing:
- the slc12a4 gene encoding solute carrier family 12 member 4 isoform X1, translated to MRLVLHQARQWVLTQGERVSWIVFGDVSAACTTPLITMLSLSDTSSSNIAPLSTGHGNHKEDSPFLNSPDEKKKNDFYDRNLALFEEELDIRPKVSSLLSRLVSYTNITQGAKEHEEEESAEASRRKTPKSPNMGTLMGVYLPCLQNIFGVILFLRLTWIVGVAGIMQSLLIVVMCCTCTMLTAISMSAIATNGVVPAGGAYFMISRSLGPEFGGAVGLCFYLGTTFASAMYILGAIEIFLQYLVPQAAIFHAADHHGTDSAMLNNMRVYGTICLSLMAVVVFVGVKYVNKLASLFLACVIISIVSIYAGAIKSASHPPEFPICMLGNRTLVRDRFDVCAKTITTGNITGPSQLWDLFCLPGNMSSAQCDDYFLQNNVTEIQGIPGLASGIFRDNLWGDYLKKGEILEKDGLASVDSHSPVANFGMYVSADITTSFMLLVGIFFPSATGIMAGSNRSGDLRDAQRSIPIGTILAITTTSLVYLSSVILFGACVEGVVLRDKFGDAVRNNLVVGTLSWPSPWVIVIGSFFSTVGAGLQTLTGAPRLLQAIAKDNIIPFLRVFGHGKTNGEPTWALLLTGLIAELGILIASLDMVAPILSMFFLMCYLFVNLACAVQTLLRTPNWRPRFRYYHWTLSFLGMSMCLALMFISSWYYAIVAMSIAGMIYKYIEYQGAEKEWGDGIRGLSLSAARYALLRLEVGPPHTKNWRPQLLVLSKLDEDLHIKYPRLLTFASQLKAGKGLTIVGSVIQGNFLESYGELQAAEQTIKNMMDIERVKGFCQVVVATKVREGIVHLIQSCGLGGMKHNTVMMGWPYGWRQSEDPRAWKTFINTVRCTTAAHLALMVPKNVSFYPSNHERFTDGCIDVWWIVHDGGMLMLLPFLLKQHKVWRKCRMRIFTVAQMDDNSIQMKKDLATFLYQLRIEAEVEVVEMHDSDISAYTYERTLMMEQRSQMLRQMRLSGAERKREAQLVKDSHSLVRMGSLYSDEEEDTLDSPLPGNVQMTWTKEKHEDERRTRNNAPENFRELMSLKPDQSNVRRMHTAVKLNEVIVNRSHDARLVLLNMPGPPRDTDGDENYMEFLEVLTEGLERVLLVRGGGREVITIYS
- the slc12a4 gene encoding solute carrier family 12 member 4 isoform X2; translation: MPHFTVVPVKDRGQSGYDSLEGINAVDHGDGGLPDNQDTVSSDGHGNHKEDSPFLNSPDEKKKNDFYDRNLALFEEELDIRPKVSSLLSRLVSYTNITQGAKEHEEEESAEASRRKTPKSPNMGTLMGVYLPCLQNIFGVILFLRLTWIVGVAGIMQSLLIVVMCCTCTMLTAISMSAIATNGVVPAGGAYFMISRSLGPEFGGAVGLCFYLGTTFASAMYILGAIEIFLQYLVPQAAIFHAADHHGTDSAMLNNMRVYGTICLSLMAVVVFVGVKYVNKLASLFLACVIISIVSIYAGAIKSASHPPEFPICMLGNRTLVRDRFDVCAKTITTGNITGPSQLWDLFCLPGNMSSAQCDDYFLQNNVTEIQGIPGLASGIFRDNLWGDYLKKGEILEKDGLASVDSHSPVANFGMYVSADITTSFMLLVGIFFPSATGIMAGSNRSGDLRDAQRSIPIGTILAITTTSLVYLSSVILFGACVEGVVLRDKFGDAVRNNLVVGTLSWPSPWVIVIGSFFSTVGAGLQTLTGAPRLLQAIAKDNIIPFLRVFGHGKTNGEPTWALLLTGLIAELGILIASLDMVAPILSMFFLMCYLFVNLACAVQTLLRTPNWRPRFRYYHWTLSFLGMSMCLALMFISSWYYAIVAMSIAGMIYKYIEYQGAEKEWGDGIRGLSLSAARYALLRLEVGPPHTKNWRPQLLVLSKLDEDLHIKYPRLLTFASQLKAGKGLTIVGSVIQGNFLESYGELQAAEQTIKNMMDIERVKGFCQVVVATKVREGIVHLIQSCGLGGMKHNTVMMGWPYGWRQSEDPRAWKTFINTVRCTTAAHLALMVPKNVSFYPSNHERFTDGCIDVWWIVHDGGMLMLLPFLLKQHKVWRKCRMRIFTVAQMDDNSIQMKKDLATFLYQLRIEAEVEVVEMHDSDISAYTYERTLMMEQRSQMLRQMRLSGAERKREAQLVKDSHSLVRMGSLYSDEEEDTLDSPLPGNVQMTWTKEKHEDERRTRNNAPENFRELMSLKPDQSNVRRMHTAVKLNEVIVNRSHDARLVLLNMPGPPRDTDGDENYMEFLEVLTEGLERVLLVRGGGREVITIYS